The sequence CACGATGACGACTCCCCAACTCCATGCCTTCCTCTTCCTGACATTTTCGTCGTTTGTTCAACTATCCAGTTCCGCTGTGGAGTTCCGCACCTGGACGACCAGCGACGGCAGATTTGGAGCGGAAGCCGAACTGATCGAAGCTAACGATTCGGAGGTGACATTAAAAAAAACGGATCGCAGCGTGGTCACACTGGCAATTAGCATGCTCAGTGTGGCGGACCGAGATTATGTCCAAGCCTGGCTACTTGAACATCAATCGTCCGACACAATGAAACCGGGCATTGTGCCGGACGACTTGGCAGAATCCGTCGACTTCCTGTCGATGATCGACCCTGTCACCGACACGCAAACCGGAAAATGGGAGCTTGACGCAAACGGACTTGCATCGTTGGGTTCCTCGCGAGCAAGAATTGTGATCCCCCATGCGGTTTCAGGTCCCTACCAACTCAGGCTCGTCACACAGCGACTGATAGAAACAGGATCGCTAAACGTGGGTCTGGTGATCGGTAATCAACATCAAGTGCTTGCGATCTTTGATTACGGTAAGCCAAAGAGATCGGGATTAGCGTGGATCGATGAAAAGAACGAACCGGCGAATTCGACGTTCTACCGCAAGCCTGTACTTACGACGGGGCGTGATTCCGAAATTGTTTTCACGGTTCACGACAGTCATCTACGTATCACGTGCGACGGTAACACGATCGTGGAGTGGACTGGCGATCCATCTCGACTAACACTGCACCCCAATTTTAAAGTTCCCAGCGACCGACTTTTTCTCGAGACCGTACACGGCAGCCACCGCATCTCTCAGTTGCAATACCGACCGATTAGCAAGTCCGAACTTCACCGCTACATGCCTCGCGGAAAAACATCACCGGCGGATTCGGTTGCTTTAATCGAACATCCACTGGGTCACGGAACTGGGTTTCTTGCAGCTCCCAATCTATTGGTGACGAATCATCATGTCATTGAAAATGCGCCGGCTGGCGACCTAAAGGTATTCTTCCCCGGGGAACGGGATTTCGTGAATGTTCATGGCGTTCTGTTTGAGGATGTCGATCGCGATCTCGCGATTCTATCACTTCAAACCAGGCGAGTCCCCTTGGCGGTTGCCTACGACGGTTATGTACCACTGGGCGAGTCGGTTCAGTTGCGGGGTAACCCTACTTTGGGTGGAGGGGTGACGCTGAGAAACGCGGTGGTGAAGGGAACCATACGGTCAATGGTGCGTGTCGAGGGATTTGATTTTTTGCAGACCGATGCCTCCATTGATTCCGGTTCCAGTGGTGGCCCCATTTTGAACGAGCTAGACCAGGTCGTTGGAGTGATCGCCATGAAAGCGACCGATGAAGGAGAAAAGTTGATTCACGAAGGCGTCGCGCGACTGGATGCCTCGTTGAAGAAGAAATCACGACAACATGCTGAGGACGGGATCGCGTTTGGAATCCCTGCACAAGATTTGGCCAAGGCACTCGACAACGTGCGTGAGCTGTCCGCGAAAGAGGCGGGGCGTAACGCTCAGTTGCATGAGAATCGTGTGGTGTTCAAGCGTCTTGCCACACTTGCGGGAATACGACTTCTGGAGGTGAATGTGAACGTCCCGGGGGTCATTCGACAGCAGGCCGCCCGCGTGACGGCCGCTCGTACTTCCGCCGATTTAATCGAATTGATTCCGCCCGAACCCGCGAGTCTGCTTCGATCCGCACTGCAAAGCAAGAGCACCCAAAACACCATCGCTTTGCTGCAGCAGGACATGGATCAGCATTTGAATACGATCCGCAGCAGTCCCTACCTCTCTGAAATGAGCATTCGCGATTTCAATGCTCTGTCACAGCGAATCAAAGCAATCGAGAAATTTGCAGAGCGGCCTGGCGTTGATTACCTGCGATTTAGCAAGACCATGATCCGGTTTCAAAAGGACGTGACTCGTCTAATGAACGAGATCAATGAAGAACTGTGATCGAGTCATCCGACGCATCCGATTGGATCAATCCAGCTTCCGCTGTTTAAGCGGAGGGCAAAAAGATAGAGTTGCAATCCCTCGGACAAGCTGTTTTCGAATGCCTCGTCGTCGGCGTTTTTGCGAAAGATGCTCCGGCGTTCATCGCCCCGATTCAAGGCATGGTAAATCGCATTTTTCTCGTCCGCACGTTTAGGTCGAGGCTATCCACCAGCCTAACCGTCGCCTCAGAGCCGAAAAAGAGTCCTGACCCCGTTTCTTCTTCTGACCCGTTTCTTCTTTCGATGTTTTGCCGCAGGCCGCCGGTTAGTTGTAGCGAGTCAATTAACGCGATCCAAATCCTCGTTCTTCGCACTTCCTGCCCGTTGTACACCCAACTTCACAGCACAAAAAACTGGCAACGAATGAAACCACAGATGGACGCCGACGAACACAGATGACCTCCGGCCGCATCTGCGTGAATCTGAGTTCATCTGTGGTTCCCGTTTCTCAAGCTCTCCGTTTTGTAATCCGACATTCGTTGCGTTTGCAGCACAAAAAACATCCTCGGCCATTATCTGCTAGATCACGTTGGACCGCTAAGTCCAGTTCATCGAATATTAAATTCCAATCGGGGAACGGCAGTGATCACCGAGCCGTCGGAGTGATCGTTGCTTCAAAATACGCGCCGTCGGCGGCTTCGTGTGCAGTACGCCCAGCATGGGCGTGATCTTGTGGGGTGCAAGTCCGCCAGTCATGGGCTAACGCACTCGTGCTTGGGCCGCCGGATGCGGACCCGCATGTCCGGTGTTGTGGGAGGGGCTGCAGTAGTGCGGCCCCTATCCCGATCGCGTGGTTCATCCGCTATCTGGCACCCCGGGTGACAATTGCCGACTGCCGTGAATTACAGTGAGCACACGCACCTCGTCACCGTCAATGCGATAGACGAGACGAAAGGAATGAACGAATAGTTCACGAATGTCAGGGCGGTTGTATTCGGGAACTATCGAGCCAGAGTCCGGGAATTGCTGTAGTTGATCGGGACGCGCAAGAATCCGCGCGTAAACGGAATCGGCGTACGCTTCCGATTGGGCAGCGATATAATCGTAGATTCCGAGTGCATCCTTGGAAGCACGTTCCGTTCAGCGAACGTTCAACCAGCAACCTTTCCGCGTTGAGCTTTGTGTTCAACTAGGCGTCGTCGCATCTCGTCGGTGTCAATGAGCCGCCCAGTTGCATCGTCCTCTAAGCCCGCGTCAATTTGCTGCCGCACGTAGAGGTGGTACTGAACGTCGTCCCATGATGCATCGTCAGGGAGCGCATCAAGAATAGCTTTAGCTGCGGCTTTTGCGGGTTCAGCAGTGTGTGACATCGCGATTCTCCTTGCAGGTCATTCTACCTCGGAAAGTTCGACGTGTCGATTCCAATCGGAAGCCAAGCGTATCGCACGAATTGAAGCGGATAACTGAAGCGTTGACCGGGGCTGCGGGTTGGGCGGACCATTGCCCAAGATCCTTTCGCGGCCTCCTAGTCCATGTACGCCCAGCATGGGCGTGATCTTGTGGGGTGCAAGTCCGCCAGTCATGGGCTAACGCAGACCACGCCGCTCGAATCGCCCTCATCCCACCCCAGTCGTCAAAGCAAATCCCAAACACCTAATCAAGCCTCCACTCGCGTGTAATTCACTGGTTATCCGTCGCCTGTGTTAGCTGATGTTTACAGCAGAATTGGAAACATCTTGGCCGCGTCCAGAGGAGCATTGCGCACTCCAGGTCGCGATGCGGGACGAAACCGTTTCGGTCACAAACCCAATGAGCGTCACGAAGATCCAGAAAAGGATCGGAACGCCGCCGCCAGCGTTATCGGTCACGCTCGCGAAGATATTGCCATGGTCCATGAAATGGTTGAGCAAACAGACAAAAGTTGGGAATCCACCACCAACGATGGCAAATCGGCCAATTCGTTGTGTTGTCGTTAGCAGCGTGAGAAAGCGTTCACTATTAAATAACATTTGGTCCTCGGGTAGCGAGAAAGGCGATGTGCGAGATCGTGATTGTAGTGTCGATCAAGCTGACGCTGCGAGAGCAATTTGATTGGAAGCAAAGCGACGTTATCGGAGCACCGGTAAGTCGGATAACGTCACGCGTCACACGGTACCCGCGAAAGATTTTCAACTTCAAGACCGCCCCACACTCGCACTCGGGTGCACGCGACGGTTCTGGCGTCTTCCCAGCCCGCCA comes from Novipirellula caenicola and encodes:
- a CDS encoding trypsin-like peptidase domain-containing protein, yielding MTTPQLHAFLFLTFSSFVQLSSSAVEFRTWTTSDGRFGAEAELIEANDSEVTLKKTDRSVVTLAISMLSVADRDYVQAWLLEHQSSDTMKPGIVPDDLAESVDFLSMIDPVTDTQTGKWELDANGLASLGSSRARIVIPHAVSGPYQLRLVTQRLIETGSLNVGLVIGNQHQVLAIFDYGKPKRSGLAWIDEKNEPANSTFYRKPVLTTGRDSEIVFTVHDSHLRITCDGNTIVEWTGDPSRLTLHPNFKVPSDRLFLETVHGSHRISQLQYRPISKSELHRYMPRGKTSPADSVALIEHPLGHGTGFLAAPNLLVTNHHVIENAPAGDLKVFFPGERDFVNVHGVLFEDVDRDLAILSLQTRRVPLAVAYDGYVPLGESVQLRGNPTLGGGVTLRNAVVKGTIRSMVRVEGFDFLQTDASIDSGSSGGPILNELDQVVGVIAMKATDEGEKLIHEGVARLDASLKKKSRQHAEDGIAFGIPAQDLAKALDNVRELSAKEAGRNAQLHENRVVFKRLATLAGIRLLEVNVNVPGVIRQQAARVTAARTSADLIELIPPEPASLLRSALQSKSTQNTIALLQQDMDQHLNTIRSSPYLSEMSIRDFNALSQRIKAIEKFAERPGVDYLRFSKTMIRFQKDVTRLMNEINEEL